A window from Calliopsis andreniformis isolate RMS-2024a chromosome 7, iyCalAndr_principal, whole genome shotgun sequence encodes these proteins:
- the LOC143181364 gene encoding uncharacterized protein LOC143181364, with protein MVTLLQANLRRSRRAQDLLIHNLRERKVGLAVVTEPYNIPDLPDWVGCPCGSVAITWSWPPASPPVTVLETVEGCVAVQWSDVAVVGGYVSPNCGLASYEAYLGGMAACIRRCMPRPVIVLGDFNAHATAWGSPRTSRRGEALMDWAAGLDLRLVNRGRQHTFVGPRGVSIIDLTWATPSGLQRVSGWRVATEVATLSDHLYITMEVRVATATSTRSDGPRCHGGQRARPPPRWSMKRLNSSLLEAAAHAAA; from the coding sequence ATGGTTACCCTCCTCCAGGCTAATCTTAGGCGCTCCCGCAGGGCTCAGGACCTTCTGATTCACAACCTGCGGGAGCGTAAAGTGGGATTGGCTGTCGTCACCGAGCCGTATAATATCCCCGACCTCCCAGACTGGGTCGGGTGTCCGTGCGGCTCGGTGGCGATTACATGGTCATGGCCGCCCGCATCGCCTCCAGTAACCGTGCTTGAAACGGTCGAGGGATGCGTGGCGGTCCAATGGTCGGACGTCGCGGTGGTGGGCGGATATGTGTCGCCCAACTGTGGCCTCGCCTCCTACGAGGCATACCTGGGCGGGATGGCAGCGTGCATCAGAAGATGCATGCCCCGCCCGGTAATCGTCCTGGGGGACTTTAATGCCCATGCCACGGCATGGGGCAGCCCCAGGACTAGCCGTAGGGGCGAGGCCCTAATGGACTGGGCGGCTGGGCTGGACCTTCGGTTGGTTAACCGGGGTCGGCAACACACGTTCGTTGGGCCGCGGGGGGTGTCCATCATAGACCTGACGTGGGCTACCCCCTCCGGCCTGCAGCGTGTGTCTGGGTGGAGAGTGGCAACAGAAGTGGCGACCCTCAGCGATCACCTCTATATAACAATGGAGGTGAGGGTCGCCACTGCTACCTCCACCCGGAGTGATGGGCCCCGGTGCCACGGGGGCCAGCGGGCCCGCCCGCCACCGCGATGGTCCATGAAGAGGTTGAACAGCAGCCTCTTGGAGGCGGCCGCTCATGCGGCGGCCTAG